One Candidatus Binatia bacterium genomic region harbors:
- a CDS encoding MYG1 family protein: MIHTILTHPGGAHKDDLLAVCVLIAQSGAPVLRKDPTPEELEDSGIAVVDIGASHDPDRMNFDHHHFPREHPPTCALSLVLESLGLYEDALQFCDWLETAEWFDSRGPNKTAAWLGVPRRAVSQLNSPIDITLLRRFAQQERLEPGETLYEYMRFVGEDLLEHLRLARERIDFVAAHAERWTVPAGEEAIEVLFLPRTDPMPDEPSAAVGSYVRAQGLADTIAATVYPDRRGEGYGIGRYEDHPQLDFSVLEDEADIRFAHKSGFMCKTDATEPARLQELVQKAWKTQGA, from the coding sequence ATGATTCATACGATTCTGACGCACCCTGGTGGCGCACATAAAGACGACCTGCTCGCCGTATGCGTGCTGATCGCTCAATCAGGTGCCCCTGTCCTTCGAAAAGATCCGACTCCCGAAGAACTCGAGGATTCCGGCATCGCGGTCGTCGATATCGGAGCAAGCCATGATCCTGATCGAATGAATTTCGACCATCACCACTTCCCGCGAGAGCATCCGCCAACATGCGCTCTGAGTCTGGTTCTCGAATCCCTGGGACTCTACGAGGATGCTCTGCAATTCTGTGACTGGCTCGAAACTGCCGAGTGGTTCGATTCACGCGGCCCGAACAAGACCGCCGCATGGCTCGGGGTACCAAGGCGCGCGGTATCGCAGCTCAATTCACCGATCGATATCACCCTGCTGCGCCGGTTTGCGCAGCAGGAACGTCTCGAGCCGGGAGAGACCTTATACGAATATATGCGCTTCGTCGGCGAAGATCTGCTGGAACATCTGCGCCTCGCGCGAGAGCGAATCGACTTTGTAGCCGCCCACGCCGAGCGCTGGACGGTTCCCGCAGGCGAAGAAGCAATCGAGGTTCTTTTTCTCCCCCGAACAGACCCCATGCCCGACGAGCCGAGTGCCGCCGTTGGCAGCTACGTGCGGGCGCAAGGTCTCGCGGACACGATTGCTGCGACGGTATATCCGGACCGCCGCGGCGAGGGCTACGGGATCGGCCGCTACGAGGACCATCCCCAACTGGACTTTTCGGTGCTCGAGGACGAAGCCGATATTCGGTTCGCCCATAAAAGCGGCTTCATGTGCAAAACCGACGCCACAGAACCCGCCAGATTGCAGGAACTGGTGCAGAAGGCATGGAAGACTCAGGGAGCTTGA